From the Burkholderia cenocepacia genome, the window TTGCACCGTGCGCCGGCTGACCTGCAGTTGCTGGCACAGCTCCATCACGCTGGGAACGTCGATTCTCTCCGACATGGCCAGGTGATGACATTTCTCGACGATGAAGCTTTGGGTGGAGCTGCCGTTGCGTTGACGTAGATTGCAATCCGGACTGCTGATCAGTCGAATCATTTCGTGAAGGACGAATTGCTCGAATGCGCCTTCGTCATGCTGGATGGTGCCGCCTTCGTCGTCGAAGAACGCCTCCGAGAATATCGCGAGCAGGCGACGGCGGCACGCGTTCAGGCGCTGTTTGGGCAACCGGATGACGGGTTGCTTGAGGAGCGTCGTGATCTCGTGGGCGTTCGTGAGGGTCGATAGCGCCGATTCGAACATGTCGCGATCGAAGTTGATCGAGAGCATGTCCATACCCGTTGGCATATGAAACATGAACTCGTCGCCGCCGCGCAGAAAGAGAACGCTGTTGCAGTCTGCCTTGCGGCCTTGCATGACGACCGATCCGGACGCGGAAATCGGTATGGCGAAGCAAATCTTTCCCGACGGAGCTGCGCCGTGTTGAACGACGCGCTGGTTTATCCGTTCCCGAAAAAGGTGGCAGCGCGCACTCGCAAGTTGCATCAGCGAGCTTTCGAGCGAACCCGCCGATATCTGGCTGTAGGTTTGACTCCAGTGCTTGATCGACGCTGCGTGGGCATTCACGTCATCAAATCGGTCGATGCTCTTCATGACAAGAAGTCTCGGCGGGGGGCGACGGAAGTGCGTAGGGCGATTGATTGTTTTTGGCCAGGTGAAATTCTGCAAACAAATCGCGCGTCGTCCCAGCGGGGGAAACCCGCGGATGCCATGCCAGGAAGCGGGACGCCTTCGCCGCTCCGGCGGTTCCGTCAAGTGCGATGCGCCGAGGGGCGTTCGCGAATGCGATTGCTATGGAGTCCGATGCCGGCGCTGCAATGTGCGGCAGGCCGGTCGGCGATCACGCTAGAAATTCGCGACGATCATGAGGTTGGCGTAGAAGTTCGCGGCCGCGCTACCGGTCTGGTTTCCGCCGTTTGCGGCGTATTTGCGTGGCTTGTAGACACCGAAGTTCGGGGAAAATTGGAGGTTCTTGGTGATGGCCCAATCCAGATAGAGCGTCAGCTCGGACGCGTCGAGATCGAGGGTGGAGCGATTGGACAACGTCCGGAAGTTGAAATACATCAGGGTCGCGGTCAATTTTTCGGACGGGTGGACCGTGAGCCCGACGTCCTGGATGCGCGTATTGAAGTTGTATGAAAACGAGTAGTTGGATGCGATTTCACCCTGGTAGCGATCGCCAAATCCCCCCTGGAACAGCGAGTCGAAATCCTTCGAATAACGCGTGTAGCGATAGCTCAGCGACGGCTGCCACCGGACATTCTGGAACGTATATCCGGCTTCGGCATACCACCCGTTGTCGTTCCCGGAACGCTTGGTTTGGTACGCATATTCGAACGCGAAGTGCGTATTGGGGATGCCCGCGTCACCGTCGCCTCGAATGCTGTACGTGTTCATCCCCGGGCGATCGAGACGGCTCGGTGTGCTGACATATCGCTTGTCGATGCTGATGCCATGGATAAAGGTCAGCCCGAGCGTTCCCGGCTGCGCCGTATAGTCCAGGGTGCCGACGGCCAACTCGGTATCGGCTTGCAGATGATTGTTCGATTTGAGCCAGATGGCGCTTCCGTGCCATCCGGTGTCGCCGCCCAGTCGTAGCACCGCGGTTCGCGAGAAAGCCACGCGCGATGCCAGATAGTAAGCGCCACCACGATCATAGCGGCCGTCGTCTACGGCCCGGCCAGCGCTGACCTTGTCTCCCTTGATCAGGAAACCGGAGCCCACGTTGACGTACTGGCTACCCGCGGAAATGTCGATGCCGTCCTTTCCCAATGCCGGAATCAAGTCGCCGGATTTCCAGCCGAGGTAGGCGTCCTCGAGCGCGTTGCGGCGTTCGCGACCGGTCGTAAAGCCGCCGGGATCGCCGTTGCCCCACGTGGCCGAGCCGAGAAGACTCACGGCACCGTAGATCGAACCTGCGCCGGGGAGTGCAGTGCTGCCGCTCAAGCCATACTTGAGATAACCCTCCTGCCACCGGGTAGGGCCCGGACGGTCGATATAACTGCGCTGGACGCTGAAAAACCCGTAGCCCACGCTCAAATTCGCGTCAAGGTTCGTGACCCCGTCATGGTAGAACTCGTATGCGCTTGCGGGCGACGAAAATGTGCCGACAAGCAGCGCTGGAAACAACATTCGGATAACGGAATGCATGGGATTGTCCTGAAATGTGCGACCGTTTGGAATTTTTCTCCACTCGTGGTGCCGTGCGTACAGCGCGCCGCCGACACGAGATGGCGCGTCATTGAAGTCGTGACGAGCACTGCGAATTGCGGGTTCGAGTGTTCAGTTGTGATGCCACGAGGTGGTAGCCCAAATCAGCACAAAGTACGCGGGATGGGTGCAGAGGAGGCGATGCGAAACGTGGCGACGCGATCGGGCCGTCGCCGTCAGTGGTTTCCTTCCGCAGGGGTATTCCCCCGGTTCCGTACGGAGTTGCCGTTTCTGGATATTCGGCTGCCTGGAGGCACTGTTTAATTCTTCATCGAGCAGCGTGCGTTCCCTCGATCGACATGGCGCAGAGAAGGTGACCGGTCTTGCCGAAATCGAGGGTGGCGTCAGTTGTCCGAAGGAATAAGCCATGCCGGACCACTGTTCGTCAGCGAATACGAGATGCTGGAAATGGAAGGGCCGGCGCTTTCGTCGCGACGTGGCGTTGGACGCCCGAATGACGTTCGTGAAGCGATGTCGTACATCGCGCGCTTCGCGTAGTGACAAGACTCATCAATAGTGGAACATTCACATGCACCGTCTGATAGAGAAAGCTCGATACGTTGTCCTGACGGGAATCATGATCGCGTCAGGCGCGTCCGCACCGGTTAACGCGGAGGTCCCGCGAATGCCCAACGTCGTCGAAGTCCCCCCTCCGGCAAGCTGCCTCTGTCATCGGCTTCCCGCCCTGGAACCGAATACATCGATTTGGCCAGATATGGGTACGTCGAGAAGGAATACTACCTATCCGGTGTCGCGCCGGTCATTACCTCGACCGGAAAGACGATGTTCCAGGCGCCGTACCTGACACGGATTCTGGTTCGCGCGCCGACGGATCCGTCCCGCTTCAACGGGACCGTGATAATCGAGCCGTTCAGCTGGTTCGGAGAGCGCGGCGCCGGCTGGATCCTTACCCGGAAATATCTGCTGAGTCGCGGATACGCCTACGTCGGATATACGCTCAACAGCAACAAGCCTGCGGTCGACCCCAAGTTCATCTCGGATACACCCAAGGAGGAAGCGGACCAGATCGCATTGTATGGAAAGATCGTCAACTTTGATTTCATGCGCCGATTCGATTACGCGCGTTATGCGCCGCTGGGTGTGTATTACGATCCGGAACACTTCAAGCTCGGCAACGTACCTGATCCTTTTATTCCGCAATCGCAAGGTATCGGCGCGCAGTTGGCGCTGTTGTTGAAATCCAATACGCCGGAAAGTCCGCTTGCGCCGATGAAGGTTCAGCGCGTCTATGTCGATAGTTGGGCGGTGACGGCGCAGGTGTGGATGGACTACCTCGATCAGGGACGCCACCAGCAATGGCGGATGCCGGACGGTCGTCCTTTGATCGATGCGTACATGGCAGGGCGCATGGCCTATGGCGAGGTCGGGGGCGAGTCGATTCGCGTGCCGCGAAAGATGCCGGATGGCGCGCCGTTCGTGACAATCTTCAGCGAATCCGAGCTGATGCACGACGTGCTCGCCGGCATTCCGGTGCCGCCGGACACCGACAGCCCTCAACTTCGCTATTACGAAGTAACCGGGATGCCGCATCTGCGGAAGGCCGATCTCGGCACGGATGAGAAGGAACTGTTGGCCGCCGACGTTGGCAAGGGTAACGATCCGCGCTGTCGGACGCTCTACGACGAGCCGGTCGAGGACGTTGTCTCCGCCGTCCTGGACGGTATGGACAAGTGGGTACGAGACGGCAAGATCATGCCGAAGGCGCCAAGGGTTATCCGCAATGGAAAGGCCGTCGTGCGCGATCCGGTGACCGGCAATATGGAAGGCGGAGTCCGCCCGCCGTGGATCCAGGTGCCGTCCGCCACCTACATGACCGATCAGGAAACGGGTTGCGGTCTGATCTACGACACGAAGATTCCCTATTCGAAGAGCAAGCTGGTCAAGATGTACGGAACTTATCAAAACTACCAGAGCGCCTTCGAGAAGGCGAAAGAAAAGGCGGTCAAGGAGGGCTACCTCTTGCCGGACGACGCAGCAGCGCTTCAGCCGATTGCGAAACCAGCGGATTTCTAATCAAGACGATGTTGAACAAGGAGGGGAATTCCCTCCTTTTCTTTTGCCATTGCGTCGGCCAGGTATGACGTGATCGGCAACTTCCGTGATGTGGGACGGGCGGGCAGGTTTTCCGTGCCGACGAATGCGTCGGCGTCGTGTGAAGTGCCGATGCAGGACAGGACCGCATCGCGTCTCGACGAGGGGAGGGCGGCGCGACATCGCCTTCTCCCGAACTTTCTCGGCTCTTTCTCATATCTTTCGCAAACTAACCATATCGTACGCGATTTCTCGACACGCCACGGGAACCGCCCAGTCATGTCAGCGCATCGCCGGATTGCCTTGCATATCTTTGCCATCGCCGTTTCGGCATCCTTCGTTGTCGCGGCTTGCGGCGGAGACGACGTCGGCAGCAACCGGCCGCCGTCGGTTGTCGCGCAACTGCCGGCAGCGCCCGCGGACCCCGGTTTCGTGGACAGCGCCCCGGTTCAGGCATCGGTGCCGGCGTTCGTCGACAACGCGGCGACCAACCAGCGCGGCGATGCGCGTTACGCCACGATGAGCACGAACGCCGGCGTGCGCGTCTTGAACGGCTTCCGTGCGCTGTGGCAGCCGCTGACCGACGTCGTCGATGCCGGGACGAGCGCACCTGCGGCCGGCGGTTTTCCGAGCGGGCATTCCGCGGAAGGCATGCGCGACGCGCTCGCGATGGCGTACGTGATTCCCGAACGTTTCCAGGAAATGATCAGCCGCGGGCTCGAACTCGGCGAGAACCGCATCCTCGCCGGCATGCACTCGCCGCTCGACGTGATCGGCGGCCGGATACTTGCCCAGGCGGTGGTGGCGGCGAACCTCGTCGATCCGGCCAACGCGACGCTCAAGCAGACGGCCTTCCAGCAGGCACATGCAACGCTGTATTCGCTGACCCACACCACGCGGGCCACGTTCCCGGCCGCCGCGCATGCCGGTACGGCGTCGAGCGACCGCTTTGCCGACCCGGCCGCCAATCGGGCCAATTACGCGCGCCGACTCACGTTCGGCTTCGCGCCGATCGGCACCACCACCAACGGCGCAGTCGTGCCGAAGGGGGCCGAAGTGCTGCTCAAGACGCGTCTGCCGTATCTGAGCGCCGACCAGCGACGCGTCGTGCTGAAGACGACGGCGCTGGCGTCCGGTTATCCGCTGCTCGACGACGCCGAGGGTTGGGGCCGGCTCAACCTGTTCGCCGCCGCGGACGGGTACAACGCCACCGCGCTTTACGGCGCATCGGGCGTATCGGTTCGTATCGACAAGTAGGGGCGGGCGGCGCATCGATGCAGTGATCCGGACGGACGGTTGCCCGCCGGGGCGTGCATTGCGTCTTCGTCGTTGGCCGCGGCTGTCGGCTGCGGGTTCGACGGCTGCCGCCAGGGTCATCGACGAAACGCGAGCTTCAGTATTGGCGGCGCGCTTGCGCGGATACCGCGTGCATCGAGCATGATCGCGCACGCACGTCGGTAGCCGCGCCACTGATTCGAACGCCGGGTCATCCGGCGTCGTCCGACAGCGCGACGGGCGCGTCGTATGGATGGTCGCGCGCTGCCGCGGCCTCGTGACGCCCGCGGGAAGCGATGTCGGCCCCGAGCGCGTGGAGAATCGATCGGCCTTTCTTCGTCAGATACGCGCGCCGGCGGCCGGGCGCGCCATGTTCGAGCATGACGAGTTGCCGTTCGAGCAACGCATCGAGTTCGGCGCGGTTCATGTCGAGCTGATCCGGCGCCTGGCACACCAGCATCAGCGTCGCGAATTCGTGCGGGCTCAGCATGGCCGCCTCCCGTCGCGCATGGAGCCGCCGCCCGCAGGCGTGACGCGGAACAACGAAATAGGGTGCAGCATGCGTCCAAACCCGGCGACTCGACGGCGCGGCAGCTTCGGTCGGCCGATCGCAGCGGGTTGGGGCGCGCCGCGCAACGCGAATGGCTTGCGCTCGGCACGTACGCGAGCGCCGATTGGCGCGAAGCGACTCGTGCCGTTGCGCGCTTTCCGCAGGCGGGCCGGCAGACCCGTGACGACGCGGGCGGCGCGTCGTGGTCGGCGGCCGACCTCCGGCAGCCGATCGAAGATGAAGAAAGGATGGTTCATGATTCGCTCCCGGTTGGACCTCGCATGGAGGACGAACCGGACCACGCGCTCCAGTTCGTCGATCCGCGAGAGGCCTCGCTGACAAACAAATCGAAACACGCAGCGCGTAAGCCGCGGCTGCTTGAGCGATACCCAAAATAGGATGGGAAGCGCGGATTTCAAGCGCCGTCGCGCGACGATTTGCGTGGCCCGCAGCATTGACCGTCGAGGCCGTGTTGCCGCTCGTCACGGAGAGCCTCTCGACACAACCGCCGGTCGTGCGAACGCCGGTTTCGCGATGAAACATTTTGTTACATATTGAGCGTTCGTCACCCTCTTGAAGCGCGCCTGCCCGCCACTATTTCGCTTTTCGCCAATCGATGGCACGCCGGCGCAGCGCAGCCCTTGCGCGTGCATGCGCCGACGGATTCCCTTTTTCAGGTGATCTCATCGCTCAGGAGATGAAAATGCAGATTCGTCCCCTCTACGACCGGGTTATCGTCAAGCGAATCGAACAGCAGCGGACGACGGCCTCCGGCATCGTGATTCCCGATTCGGCCGCCGAACGGCCCGAACAGGGTGAAGTGATTGCAGTCGGCAGCGGCCGGCTGCTTCAGGACGGCTCGCAGCGCCCGCTGCAGCTCCAGGTCGGCGACCAGGTTCTCTTCGGC encodes:
- a CDS encoding alpha/beta hydrolase domain-containing protein, whose protein sequence is MARYGYVEKEYYLSGVAPVITSTGKTMFQAPYLTRILVRAPTDPSRFNGTVIIEPFSWFGERGAGWILTRKYLLSRGYAYVGYTLNSNKPAVDPKFISDTPKEEADQIALYGKIVNFDFMRRFDYARYAPLGVYYDPEHFKLGNVPDPFIPQSQGIGAQLALLLKSNTPESPLAPMKVQRVYVDSWAVTAQVWMDYLDQGRHQQWRMPDGRPLIDAYMAGRMAYGEVGGESIRVPRKMPDGAPFVTIFSESELMHDVLAGIPVPPDTDSPQLRYYEVTGMPHLRKADLGTDEKELLAADVGKGNDPRCRTLYDEPVEDVVSAVLDGMDKWVRDGKIMPKAPRVIRNGKAVVRDPVTGNMEGGVRPPWIQVPSATYMTDQETGCGLIYDTKIPYSKSKLVKMYGTYQNYQSAFEKAKEKAVKEGYLLPDDAAALQPIAKPADF
- the groES gene encoding co-chaperone GroES encodes the protein MQIRPLYDRVIVKRIEQQRTTASGIVIPDSAAERPEQGEVIAVGSGRLLQDGSQRPLQLQVGDQVLFGKYAGQTVKVNGEELLVMREEDVMGVLEPESPAARKAA
- a CDS encoding helix-turn-helix domain-containing protein yields the protein MKSIDRFDDVNAHAASIKHWSQTYSQISAGSLESSLMQLASARCHLFRERINQRVVQHGAAPSGKICFAIPISASGSVVMQGRKADCNSVLFLRGGDEFMFHMPTGMDMLSINFDRDMFESALSTLTNAHEITTLLKQPVIRLPKQRLNACRRRLLAIFSEAFFDDEGGTIQHDEGAFEQFVLHEMIRLISSPDCNLRQRNGSSTQSFIVEKCHHLAMSERIDVPSVMELCQQLQVSRRTVQNSFRSVTGTTPVNYLRSVRLNGVRRSLMSTPSSKLLIGDAAARWGFFHLSHFAEDYLELFGELPSHTKRPVRKDG
- a CDS encoding alginate export family protein, with amino-acid sequence MHSVIRMLFPALLVGTFSSPASAYEFYHDGVTNLDANLSVGYGFFSVQRSYIDRPGPTRWQEGYLKYGLSGSTALPGAGSIYGAVSLLGSATWGNGDPGGFTTGRERRNALEDAYLGWKSGDLIPALGKDGIDISAGSQYVNVGSGFLIKGDKVSAGRAVDDGRYDRGGAYYLASRVAFSRTAVLRLGGDTGWHGSAIWLKSNNHLQADTELAVGTLDYTAQPGTLGLTFIHGISIDKRYVSTPSRLDRPGMNTYSIRGDGDAGIPNTHFAFEYAYQTKRSGNDNGWYAEAGYTFQNVRWQPSLSYRYTRYSKDFDSLFQGGFGDRYQGEIASNYSFSYNFNTRIQDVGLTVHPSEKLTATLMYFNFRTLSNRSTLDLDASELTLYLDWAITKNLQFSPNFGVYKPRKYAANGGNQTGSAAANFYANLMIVANF